GCAAtttgtttataattttttttcaactatagtccggccctccaacggtcagaGACTGTGAACAggcccccctgtttaaaaagtttggggatccctggtttaGTTCCTCTACCTATGTAGACGACAGAATTGTATTTGGTGGTTGACTGATGACtattataatacctttgttttatattgcattttgttttatcttcttacattgtgaattgtatgtatgttttttatctgattatgctctgccccatgtaagccgccccaagtccccttggggagatggtggggaGGTATAAAAGTTTTATTAtcatatattacatgtattattactaatattgcagtagtcatatagtacaatatagtaaaacATAATGCTTATCTTGTGCTATACTATACatagtatattgtatgtacgtataacttgtaagccactgagtccccttcggggcgagaagggcaggatataaatgtcatgaATAAATGTATGTGTAGCTACAtcctaactgcattaattcaatagttGAGGTGCACCCATAGACCTTGCTTTAATAAGGCTTTAAGTCCTAGTTATCAAAATATAATCCCAAAATGTTTCTTCCATTCAAAGGAACAAGTGTACAGCTCTTTTATTGAGAAAGTGGGCGGCTCTTAAAAGAGCCTTTGGGTCTGGTAGGATCAAACGCCAGCCAAGggaggctgctgggagttgtagtcctactTGGAGCTGGTGTACTTGGTGACGGCCTTGGTGCCCTCGGAGACGGCGTGCTTGGCCAGCTCCCCGGGAAGCAGGAGGCGGACGGCCGTCTGGATCTCGCGAGAGGTGATGGTGGAGCGCTTGTTGTAGTGCGCCAGGCGGGAGGCCTCCCCGGCGATGCGCTCGAAGATGTCGTTCACGAAGGAGTTCATGATGCTCATGGCCTTGGAGGAGATGCCGGTGTCGGGGTGCACCTGCTTCAGCACCTTGTAAACGTAGATGGAGTAGCTCTCCTTGCGGCTCTTTCTGCGCTTCTTGTCCCCCTTCTTCTGGGTCTTAGTGATCGCCTTCTTCGACCCCTTCTTGGCCGCAGGCGCTGACTTCGCTGGCTCCGGCATTTTCAATCACTCGCTTCTCCGCTCTCTCGGAAAATGAGCCGCTGACCGCCTGAGTCGGCTATTTATAAACAGCCGTATGCTAATGAAGCACCCAAATCCAACTTCCTATTGGCTCAAGAAGCCAACTCTTATTGGTCAGTAGAGTCCAATCCGCACGTTCTTATTGGTCAGTGTGGGAACGTTGGTTAAGAAGCCTCCATTTGTTTAGTAGCGCGCGCTGGGAAGTTTGATTCTATTGGTCGGAACGAGAGCGCGCTCTCATTGGTCAGATTTCTACAGCCGCCCAATCAAAAGAGTGCATTTCAATCGCAAGGTTTTGAATTGAGGGGGGTGGGGAAGACTTCCTATTTCTTAGTGATAGGAAggacattgtttttcttctttcagaaTCCCATTAAAAAGCCCCCTTTTAATCTGAATGATTGAATTAGCCAAAAAAAAGTCCTTACTTGTTAAAGGTTGATTTCATATCTTCACTCTCATTGGTTGACTCTACAGTATAGAATGAATGCGTCTCGATGCCAATTTAACttcagtggctcaatgctattgtcatgggatttatagtttgatgaagcatcagcactcttgggcagaaaaggctaaaggccttgtaaagctaTAACTCTAAttaccccatagcattgagccaggacagttaaagtggggttaagctgcattaattctacagtgcagatgcattaaGAATCTGTATTTATACAATATACCCTTAGATTTGAAGCTGGTCAGCGTGGATCAATGCTACAGCCAAGctgtaaaacatatttatataaatatgtaacccaattaattgggttgctgtgagttttctggcctgtatggccatgttccagaagcattctctcctgacatttcgcccacatctatggcaggcctcctcaaaggttgtgggttctgttgaaaactaggcaagaggactctgtgtgtgtgtgtgtgtgtgtgtgatatggaatgtccagggtggaagaaagaactcttgttttcttgaggcaggtatgaatgttgcaactggctgccttgtttagcattgaatagccttacagcttcaaagcctggctgcttcctgcctggaggaatccttttgttgggcctagtttccagcagacctcacaacctctgaggatgcctgccatagatgtgggtgaaacatcaggagagaatgctgcttctggaacatggtccagaaaactcacagtaagccATGAAAGCTTTGGACAACACAAACCCaattaaattatttctttttccttactctgctacaaacaaaacaaaatcagttTTCTAtatttgaaaattcccccaacAGAACTGGAAAGTAATCAGTTACAAGCAATGCCACTAATTTGTTTTGAGAGAAAGAAGGGTGCTCCAAAGTTAATTTTCcaatgtacaacactttattaGTGCAGCACATTTCAACTGATCTAACAAAAGTCACTTTTAAAGAAACCTGGaaacattttgaatgtttttccttcACAAAGTTTACGACTTTGATGGTGTCAATAATAAATCTCCGTGAACAGCAAAAATATAATAGGGAAGCAATATGAAGTGCAACAGGTGACACAAGAAGATATTTGTTATTGGGACTGGCGGATATCAAAGATTACTATGAaccagcaggcatgggccaacccgggccctccaggtgttttggacttcaactcccacaattcctaacagcctaccggctgttaggaattgtgggagttgaagtccaaaacacctggagggcccgggttggcccatgcctgctgtaggtgCTTCTTCCACTCTTCAATGTCTAGCTTTGTGTTCTGCTTTTGACTTGACGTGGGATGTTCTTGTACagatcctcttctttttcctcttctcccaGTACCTTGAATCCATTCTCCATCTTTGACGCTGGCTTCGGTTGTGTCAGAACAAGAGGTGCAAAGCTTGTCAAGTGTGATGGCTGAGCGctagaaaagcaaagaaaaaattgAGGGCGACTTTAAACCAAAGTGTGGTTGTGTGTGGCCCCTAAGGCTGTTTTCATGGCACTCAAAGCTCCCAAGGCCACCTTTTCCTGAACTTCCTCCAAAAAGATAATTTACTTTTTGAGATAGTTATGGGGCACTCCTGTATTGtctaaagattaaaaaaaacagcactCATTAAATGAATCTATTGATTTAACTAtgtgtgcatttacactgtagaatgaatgcaatttgacaccactttaactgccttggctcaatgctatgaactgagatttgtagtttggttaagcacagcactctttggcagagaaggctaaagacgatgtaaaaatacatttcccattattcaatagcattgagccacagcagtgaaagtagtgccaaactgaattaattctacattgttgaTGCACCctaatgctggatctacactgccatataatccagtttctgaatccagattatctgctttgagctggactaTCCtagtctgcactgtcatataaccgAGCTCAAAGTAGATAATACAGATTTaggaaccagattatatggccgtgtagaaggtgtgaggatttgtaaaagaggcaccatgatgtggtgagttgactggaaagggcatgtgtcGATGGCTGATTGGCTGAGttagccaggagccagaattctgattggctgctgcctctagcttggtgctgagacaaacggttttaactgccactttcatctctgAGAGTAGCTGACTGGAACtgatcaggaaggaaatggctgccatactctccgaagcctgattatttataaggcaaatgaggcatatttaaagactgttaaaAGGCActgtttattccctatgttctcAGTGTGAAATcaatattgttgccctgtttgatcttttgaactgaagtatagATACTGTTACTGTTACAGTGAccttttattatactgcagggtttatcttgattcagaaactgtggtaaagcttctatttatttatttctacaacccccAACAGATGGGCCTTAGACACAAAttcattcaaattgcaagaaagggAGACTCCGGCCTCATCTACAtcgccatgtaaaatccagactggcagtgtaaattcatataatccagttcaaagaagataatctcaatattgtatggcagtgtagatgggacctccatcaaaacattaggaagcactCCCTGATGGAAAGAGGTGTTTGACAATTTATATTATTGCCTATGAAGATTGTGGAGTTTCTTTCTTTAGGTGTCTTTAAACAGGTTGGATGGCTGTTCTGTGCATTCATTGTTTGAATAGATGGGATCCGATACAATTCCATCATTCTACCTTTACCTGTATAATGGGCAATTAAGACGTCTCATTTCAACATATTCGAAATAATTTTCTTCCTTGTGTTCCTCTGGCCGAACTGTTTCCTGGCGTTTTGGTGCTTAAACGGAAAACAAAGACAAAGAGGATGAGTGAAAAATGTGATATTAATCTTGTTATAGATATCTTTGTGATAATGATACTGCAATTTATGGATGGAAAGAACATTTGCTGGAAAAGGCCTCCGAACTCTTGGAAAAACCCCATCTGGAAGAACAGAACAGCTGAGCTAATTTTGCATAGTTTTCCTCTGGTGTTTGCACATCCCAATGTAAGGAGTAATTATGTTGAGCAGAAATGTAGGTGTTACTCTGCACAAAAGTGATGATCTTTGTTGAAATAACACTTTTCCTGCTCAGAAAGAAAGCATTTCCTGTGCACAAAACACTGTTTCctgaacaaccccccccccatttattttAATCAAGAAAAATCAAAACTCACATAAGCTTCTACAGAGTAATTTTGTGTAATGTTTACATTAAGCAGaaaacttaggcagaaaaaatgacatGCAAAAAGGTACAGAATTGGGGGTGATGCCTGTCTCAACAGcaatccatgtgaaaaagatcttggagtcctcacagggaacaaattaaacatgagccaataatgtcatgtggtggcaaaaaaagccaatgggattttggcctgcataaatatagtgtctagattcaggtaaaccatgctacccttctattctgccttggtcagaccacacctggaattactctgtgtccaattctgggcacagcattgaagggaaatgttgacaagctggaatgtgtccagaagagggcgactaaaaggatcaagggtctggagaacaagccctgtgaggagcggcttaaagagctggacatgtttagcctgcagaagaaaaggctgagaggagacacgatagccatgtacaaatatgtgaggggaagtcatagggaggatggagcaagcttctggagactaggatgcggaacaatggcttcaaactacaggaaaggagattccacctgaacattaagaagaacttcctcactatgagagctgtttagcagtggaactctctgccccaaagtgtgttggaagctccttctttggaggcttttaagcagaggctgaatggccatctgttgggggtgctttgaatgtgattttcctacttcttggtagAATAGGGCTACACTGGATAGCCTACGAgatctcttccatctctaggattttatgattctaagatgcataGATAATTTGCATTGAAGTCAGTTTTGACTTTTGATGACCACTTCATAGGGCCTTCTATGCAATATTTCTTCAGAGGCAGGTTGTAATTGTCATCTTTGGAAGTGACACTGTCATACAACTGAATTATACaacaatgtgatttgcccaaggcatCCCAGCTGGGCTTCTATGGCTGGTCAAGGATTCAAACCCAGATCTCGCACTCAAACCAGACCAAACCTAAAAACCTCCAGTGAAGAAGACCTTTTATGCATTAGCTCCCAGCAGCAGTGTTAGATTATTTGCTGTTTCTTCCGAGTGGTCCTTCTGCATCTCTAAGGGCAGATCTCGTGCTGGGCTAAGAAATGACACATTCTCAATCCCGTCACGTACGTACCGCTCTTCTTTCTCCCGAAATAGTAAGCCAGAGGGACCATGGGGAGCACCATCGCAAGCGGAATTACCATCCACACATACAACAATGTTGATGGTTCGCAAGGCTTCGGGGCCAAGACTGTAAGAAATAATTTAAAGGGTGTTTACATTTTTAGGTTGGTGTTGTAATGCTCCCTGTTCTTGTGGTTGGAGGAACTGGAAAAAGTGCTCATAATACTGGCTGCTAACTTTAGTAGTCACCCTTTAAAgcattatacgagggttgaatgaaaagtaatgcctccaccttcgtaactcctcaacagatggcagtactggtatgcagcaggtcctGGTTTGTTCAGTAAACTCTCCTCTAtacttccatttggcaggaagccttagcattgaatggttgtgttgttaaagtgcaaagtatggaaccctgcgcagacggtcagtcaatgcgacttaagcaacgtgcagtcattgaattcttgacagcagaatgtatcaccccaaaggagattcatcagagaatgcaagctgtttgtggtgattgtgttgatatgagtcctgtgcatcgttgggagagtaagtttaaagatgttgaggtgggaacatctgacttgcgtgacaaacaaagagttggatgtcctgtgacagcaaccactgagtttcacaagcaaaaggttgacagattgattcaggatgattgttgtatcactcagagagaaatttcaagcataattggcatttcacaagaacgtgtgggtcacattattgctttgcttggctgtcggaagatctgtgcatgatgggtcctgtgagacactggttgcagaaacagacttgtgacggcttcagaaaacttgttcatcgttggcagaaatgtatccaattgtctggtgatgatgtggaagagtgaatagtggtagttaaagagcaccttataaggattatttctgtgtttgatttatgaaaatattcccatccaaaccctagtaacgaaggtggaggcattacttttcattcaacccttggtTTCTTGGGGCTggtttccagaatcatagtctaGTACTCTAACCACTACATCACTCTAGGTTAACAGCAGTTACATTAGGTTATCACATTGATAAAGGAGATGGTGATTATTTCTAGGTTCTGCCCATCGCAAGACAAAATGACTCACCTGTGAGATACACCGTCTGGCTCCGGGGAGAGAGGGTCCACCCATTGCTGCTTTTTTCCTCATACCTGCAGGTGAATATCCCAGTTTGAATGGGTCCCGCATGTAGGATATGTACAGAGGAAGCCTTTGGAGAAGCCTCTTCAAGTTCTCTGGACGTTGGAGGTTCCTCAAGGCTGGAGGTCATCATCTCCACCTCATTCCTGAAGAAGTGGAACTTTCTCTTTCTGTTGGTCTGGTGGGTTGAGCAAGTCAAGAGCAAAGACTCTCCTTCGTTCATTCCTCTGGGTGGAGGATCCAACCATAGgatgggaggaggaaggggatctgGAGGAATCGTCCACAAAGAAGTTAGGTTCAACGTGGGCCATGAAATGCCTTGCTGACTAAGACTTTCAGTGATGCACCATTGGATGTAGTGTTGCATCAAAAgccagtgcatctacaccaggcatggacaaacttcggccctccaggtgttttggacttcaactcccaccattcctaacagccggtaggctgttaggaatggtgggagttgaagtccaaaacacctggagggccgaagtttgcccatgcctgatctacactctagtttgatatcattttaaccaCTATGGCCCAAGCTATGGAGTCATAgcagttagggcccttccagacaggccctatatcccaggattttctgtttatcccagactcatataatccagttcaaagcagaaaacctgggatcagatcctggaatctgtaggtctgtctggaaggacccttagagtgatgtcaaactgctttaattctacatggtagatgcaccctgaaaacAAAACCTCATTGATCAGTGTATGTCAGGATTTTCCTAGCATGTTCTGCCCTGGTAGAATCCAAGAGAAAACAAGATATAGACCTCACCCAACACCGAGATCTTGATCGCTTTGCTTTCCAGGTACAGAGTCTCCTGCCCAGGCTCCTCAACGTAGTAAATGCAGGAGAACATCCCGCTGTCTTGTGGAGAGAGGTGCAGGACGTGCGTGAAGTTCCCCGTCAACAATGGGAGATGGGAGAAATAGAGGATCCACTTGCGGTTAGTAAACTGGACCCTTGATATGCGATGGTTTGCTGCAGCTGAACATGTGAGGTTTATAGATTCTCCGGTACTATAGACTTCTTGTTTGGGGGAAACAGAGAACGAAGGAGGACCTGGGAGGCAAAGTGTTCGGAGGCGAGAATGTTAAAGAAAGTAAAGAAATACTGCCTGAATTCAGCTATATTTGGTCTTCCATTTCCACAGGTTATGCACTTACAGGTTctatcactactactactactactactactaccactactatttTTGTAGTactgtaaagtctcacttatccaacataaacgggccagcaaaacgttggataagcaaaaatgttggataataaggagggattaaataaatgcctattaaacatcaaattacattatgattttacaaattacgcaccaaaacatcatgttttacaacaaattgacaggaaaagca
This sequence is a window from Anolis carolinensis isolate JA03-04 chromosome 6, rAnoCar3.1.pri, whole genome shotgun sequence. Protein-coding genes within it:
- the LOC100552683 gene encoding histone H2B 5, with protein sequence MPEPAKSAPAAKKGSKKAITKTQKKGDKKRRKSRKESYSIYVYKVLKQVHPDTGISSKAMSIMNSFVNDIFERIAGEASRLAHYNKRSTITSREIQTAVRLLLPGELAKHAVSEGTKAVTKYTSSK
- the LOC103280461 gene encoding uncharacterized protein LOC103280461 isoform X1, with translation MGEKWMWDFLTEPSLDIKHLCLVKKYRLTQDLTQQNISPQPYQKAIHHLHLSLSLKVSCLSLLPLFFQLLWQSASAGPPSFSVSPKQEVYSTGESINLTCSAAANHRISRVQFTNRKWILYFSHLPLLTGNFTHVLHLSPQDSGMFSCIYYVEEPGQETLYLESKAIKISVLDPLPPPILWLDPPPRGMNEGESLLLTCSTHQTNRKRKFHFFRNEVEMMTSSLEEPPTSRELEEASPKASSVHILHAGPIQTGIFTCRYEEKSSNGWTLSPRSQTVYLTVLAPKPCEPSTLLYVWMVIPLAMVLPMVPLAYYFGRKKSAPKRQETVRPEEHKEENYFEYVEMRRLNCPLYSAQPSHLTSFAPLVLTQPKPASKMENGFKVLGEEEKEEDLYKNIPRQVKSRTQS
- the LOC103280461 gene encoding uncharacterized protein LOC103280461 isoform X2, translating into MFSCIYYVEEPGQETLYLESKAIKISVLDPLPPPILWLDPPPRGMNEGESLLLTCSTHQTNRKRKFHFFRNEVEMMTSSLEEPPTSRELEEASPKASSVHILHAGPIQTGIFTCRYEEKSSNGWTLSPRSQTVYLTVLAPKPCEPSTLLYVWMVIPLAMVLPMVPLAYYFGRKKSAPKRQETVRPEEHKEENYFEYVEMRRLNCPLYSAQPSHLTSFAPLVLTQPKPASKMENGFKVLGEEEKEEDLYKNIPRQVKSRTQS